One genomic window of Methanosarcinales archaeon includes the following:
- a CDS encoding radical SAM protein has translation MNAEIKAELLAIGAIDIDKALLGHITTPTAGPGAGRTAIFFRWDNHRVRLAVDDGSPLKGVADNGDIVIYKGKNELVRGKLEEELIHCPGQAYITISEQCIFDCKFCPVPKLDGKIKSLDEIIRMVDEANESGELTAISLTSGVAGSPEEEVDRAVEAAKALKKYNVPIGISVYPTADSSRQIKEAGAVEVKYNVETMDRELYKKDCPGQSLEFILECLKDAVDIFGKNRVYSNFIVGLGETDETVEAGLNELASMGVVPIIRAGGMHPLRIGEIDVERPTAQRLLKLNRILRRILDEHGLRADVSRTMCLPCTGCDLNPHRDL, from the coding sequence ATAAATGCAGAAATAAAAGCTGAACTTTTGGCCATAGGTGCTATTGATATCGACAAAGCTCTTCTTGGCCATATAACCACACCTACAGCCGGTCCCGGTGCTGGTAGAACAGCCATATTCTTCAGATGGGACAATCACAGGGTAAGACTGGCCGTGGATGATGGCTCTCCCCTAAAAGGGGTGGCCGATAACGGCGATATTGTAATTTATAAAGGTAAAAATGAACTGGTTCGAGGAAAGCTTGAAGAAGAGCTCATACATTGCCCGGGCCAGGCATATATTACTATCAGTGAACAGTGTATTTTTGACTGCAAATTTTGCCCGGTCCCAAAATTGGACGGTAAGATAAAAAGTCTGGATGAGATAATCCGGATGGTTGATGAAGCTAATGAAAGTGGGGAATTAACAGCCATCTCCCTGACTTCAGGTGTAGCAGGATCTCCGGAAGAGGAAGTTGACAGGGCAGTTGAAGCTGCTAAGGCTCTTAAAAAATACAATGTACCAATTGGAATCTCAGTATATCCCACAGCCGATTCATCCCGTCAAATAAAAGAAGCGGGGGCTGTGGAAGTGAAATATAATGTTGAAACTATGGACAGGGAATTATATAAAAAAGATTGTCCTGGCCAGAGTCTGGAATTTATTCTTGAATGCCTGAAAGATGCAGTAGATATATTTGGCAAAAACCGGGTATATTCCAATTTCATAGTGGGGTTGGGTGAAACTGATGAAACAGTGGAGGCGGGACTTAATGAACTGGCCTCAATGGGAGTAGTCCCCATAATAAGAGCAGGCGGTATGCACCCGCTCAGGATTGGTGAGATCGATGTGGAAAGACCCACGGCCCAGAGGCTGCTTAAATTGAACCGGATACTTCGCAGGATACTGGATGAACACGGACTGAGGGCAGATGTATCCAGGACAATGTGCCTGCCATGTACCGGATGTGACCTGAATCCACATCGGGACCTGTGA
- a CDS encoding helix-turn-helix domain-containing protein: protein MLGDNSESDIRNRLAEKMAGEITLSDRPGEVMKKWRLNLDVAQSDLSACLDVSPSVISDYESGRRKSPGTVIVSKIVNALLDIDQRRGSKKIRAYENMISGSFNSNVIYDIHEYTSPMSIDELAKLINADIIHRPSSDNEKQLYGYTVIDSLKAILELPYHEFQKLYGWSTERAMIFTSVSTGRSPLVAIRVTNLKPGVVVIHGLEKKDIDPVAKKIAEVENICLLATIMPMENMIRALQVR from the coding sequence ATGCTAGGGGATAATTCAGAGTCAGATATAAGAAACCGCCTTGCTGAAAAGATGGCAGGAGAAATTACCCTGTCGGATCGGCCAGGTGAAGTTATGAAGAAGTGGAGATTAAATCTTGATGTTGCCCAGTCCGATCTCTCTGCTTGCCTGGATGTCTCTCCTTCTGTGATTAGTGATTATGAAAGCGGCCGCAGAAAGTCTCCTGGAACTGTTATCGTCAGCAAGATCGTAAATGCATTATTGGATATCGATCAGCGGCGAGGTAGCAAAAAGATACGTGCCTATGAAAATATGATCTCTGGGAGTTTTAATTCCAATGTCATTTATGATATCCACGAGTACACATCTCCCATGTCTATTGATGAACTTGCCAAGTTGATCAATGCAGACATAATACATAGACCAAGTTCAGATAATGAAAAACAGCTTTACGGATATACGGTGATCGACAGTCTAAAAGCAATCCTTGAATTACCGTATCATGAATTCCAGAAACTCTATGGTTGGAGTACTGAGCGAGCTATGATATTCACTTCAGTCTCCACAGGTAGATCTCCACTGGTTGCCATCAGGGTGACTAATCTGAAACCAGGTGTGGTTGTAATTCATGGGCTTGAAAAAAAAGACATAGATCCAGTGGCAAAAAAGATCGCTGAGGTGGAGAATATCTGTCTTCTGGCTACTATTATGCCAATGGAAAATATGATCAGAGCTCTTCAAGTACGTTAG